The following coding sequences are from one Pelmatolapia mariae isolate MD_Pm_ZW linkage group LG4, Pm_UMD_F_2, whole genome shotgun sequence window:
- the paqr4a gene encoding progestin and adipoQ receptor family member 4a has product MVSHKVLVAIVLLNVYIGVQSVFYLFGGVLLTVLFAMAFLNGPRLLDWASSPPHLQFNKYVLTGYRPISSVQDCIRSLFYLHNELGNIYTHGIPLVCFLVLLPLNIPWSQISVTWLGVVHFLACLSPQLGSVVYHLFMNHEGGEPVYHTLLKLDVCGICMINTLGALPIVYTTLLCYPFIRTVALLVYILLSSHAIYCAVTARSSVRRLRSFAWQALFRFSFFLLRWVGVGGGSPTSLRHFLTMDALAVLGGVINITRIPERFWPGLFDYWCNSHQIMHVLVVISILYLHWGVLDDLLWITSYDCPSD; this is encoded by the exons ATGGTTTCCCATAAAGTTTTAGTCGCAATAGTCTTACTGAACGTGTATATAGGTGTACAGTCAGTTTTTTACTTATTCGGCGGTGTCCTTTTAACCGTCCTCTTTGCTATGGCATTTTTAAATGGACCCAGGCTGCTGGACTGGGCGAGTTCACCTCCACATCTTCAGTTCAACAAATACGTCCTTACGGGATACCGGCCAATTTCCTCCGTGCAGGACTGCATCAGAAGCCTGTTTTACCTGCACAATGAACTTGGAAACATATACACTCACG GCATCCCTCTGGTTTGCTTCCTGGTGCTGCTGCCTCTTAACATCCCCTGGTCTCAGATCAGCGTGACATGGCTGGGTGTGGTGCACTTCCTGGCCTGCCTGTCACCCCAGCTGGGCTCTGTGGTCTACCACCTGTTCATGAACCACGAGGGAGGGGAGCCGGTCTACCACACCCTCCTGAAGCTGGACGTGTGTGGAATCTGCATGATCAACACGCTGG GAGCGCTGCCTATCGTCTACACCACACTGCTGTGCTACCCATTTATCCGCACCGTGGCCCTTTTAGTCTACATCCTGCTGTCCAGCCACGCTATCTACTGCGCCGTCACCGCTCGGAGCAGCGTTCGGCGGTTGCGCTCCTTCGCCTGGCAAGCGCTGTTTCGCTTCTCCTTCTTCCTGCTCCGCTGGGTGGGCGTGGGCGGCGGCAGTCCCACCTCACTACGCCACTTTCTCACGATGGATGCACTGGCCGTGCTGGGCGGGGTCATCAACATCACGCGCATCCCGGAGCGCTTTTGGCCGGGTCTCTTCGACTACTGGTGCAACAGCCACCAGATCATGCATGTACTGGTGGTGATCTCCATCCTTTACCTGCACTGGGGCGTGCTGGACGACCTTCTCTGGATCACCAGCTACGACTGCCCCTCAGATTGA